The following are encoded together in the Humulus lupulus chromosome 5, drHumLupu1.1, whole genome shotgun sequence genome:
- the LOC133778511 gene encoding respiratory burst oxidase homolog protein A: MSGFAKHERRWASDSVPAKSAVSAGSSPGYDSSSTAAEEEFVEVTLDLQDDDTIVLRSVEPATVINIDDAISVVGGTGTETPASVSRSPSTFRRSSSSRLRQFSHELKAEAVAKAKQFSQELRAELKRFSWSHHGHGSRVLSASASSSATPQNGASAGPGAGFNSALEARALRKQRAQLDRTRSGAHKALRGLKFISNCKTNSVDAWNEVEKNFEKLSKDGYLYRSDFAKCIGMANSNEFALELVDALGRRRRLKVDKISKEELYEFWAQITDQSFDSRLQIFFDMVDKNEDGRITEEEVKEIIMVSASANKLSRLKEQAEEYAALIMEELDPERLGYIELWQLETLLLQKDTYLNYSQALSYTSQALSQNLHGLRKRSRIRRLSTKVVYFLQENWKRIWVLLLWVGIMAGLFIWKFFQYKEKNAFKVMGYCLLTAKGAAETLKFNMALILLPVCRNIITWLRNTRMGYCVPFDDNINFHKTIASAIVVGVILHVGNHLACDFPRLINSSEKDYDDFLSNDFGSDKPSYLDLVKGIEGVTGILMVTCMTIAFILATRWFRRSLIKLPKPFDRLTGYNAFWYSHHLFVIVYGLLIIHGVFLYLVHDWYRKTTWMYLSVPVLLYAGERTLRFFRSGFYTVRLLKVAIYPGNVLTLQMSKPPQFRYKSGQYMFVQCPAISPFEWHPFSITSAPGDDYLSVHIRQLGDWTQELKRVFSAACEAPVAGKSGLLRADETTKKSLPKLLIDGPYGAPAQDYKKYDVLLLVGLGIGATPFISILKDLLINIVKMEEQADLASDLSRTSDLSVGSTDSTTPNRASRKKALKTTNAYFYWVTREQGSFDWFKGVMNEVAELDQRGVIEMHNYLTSVYEEGDARSALITMVQALNHAKNGVDIVSGTRVRTHFARPNWKKVFSKICSKHCGARIGVFYCGAPVLAKELGKLCYDFNQKGTTKFEFHKEHF, encoded by the exons ATGAGTGGTTTTGCGAAGCACGAACGGCGATGGGCGTCGGACTCGGTTCCAGCTAAATCGGCGGTGAGTGCTGGATCGTCGCCGGGATATGATTCCAGTTCAACGGCGGCCGAAGAGGAGTTTGTTGAGGTTACTCTTGACCTTCAAGACGATGATACGATTGTGCTTCGGAGCGTTGAGCCGGCGACGGTGATCAACATCGATGACGCAATCTCCGTCGTAGGTGGCACCGGGACAGAAACTCCGGCATCGGTGTCGAGATCTCCGTCGACGTTCAGGCGGAGCTCATCGAGTCGGCTTCGTCAGTTCTCTCACGAGCTCAAGGCGGAAGCCGTCGCCAAGGCTAAGCAATTCTCGCAGGAGCTCAGAGCCGAGCTAAAGCGATTCTCATGGAGCCACCACGGCCACGGGTCACGCGTGCTCTCGGCGTCGGCGTCTTCTTCAGCCACTCCTCAAAATGGCGCCAGTGCCGGTCCCGGAGCTGGTTTCAACTCAGCTTTAGAGGCTAGAGCCTTGAGGAAGCAGCGAGCTCAGCTCGATCGGACTCGTTCCGGAGCTCACAAGGCTCTTCGAGGATTGAAATTCATCAGTAACTGTAAGACCAATAGTGTCGATGCATGGAACGAAGTTGAGAAAAATTTCGAAAAGCTTTCCAAAGACGGTTATCTCTATCGCTCCGATTTCGCCAAATGCATTG gAATGGCGAATTCGAATGAGTTTGCTCTGGAACTAGTGGATGCTTTGGGAAGAAGACGAAGATTGAAAGTTGACAAAATCAGTAAAGAAGAACTCTACGAGTTTTGGGCACAAATTACCGATCAAAGTTTTGATTCGAGGCTTCAGATCTTCTTCGACAT GGTGGACAAGAACGAAGATGGTAGAATCACTGAAGAAGAAGTAAAAGAG ATTATAATGGTAAGTGCGTCTGCAAACAAGTTATCAAGATTGAAAGAGCAAGCAGAAGAATATGCAGCTTTGATTATGGAAGAATTGGACCCCGAAAGACTCGGCTACATTGAG CTATGGCAATTGGAGACGCTTTTGCTACAAAAGGACACCTACTTAAACTACAGCCAAGCGCTAAGCTACACAAGCCAAGCCTTGAGCCAGAACCTCCATGGCCTCAGAAAGAGGAGCCGAATACGGAGGCTGAGCACCAAAGTGGTCTATTTTTTGCAAGAAAATTGGAAGAGAATTTGGGTTCTCTTGCTTTGGGTGGGCATCATGGCTGGTTTGTTCATATGGAAGTTCTTTCAGTACAAAGAAAAAAATGCCTTCAAGGTAATGGGTTACTGTCTCCTCACGGCCAAGGGAGCCGCCGAGACATTGAAGTTCAACATGGCGCTTATACTCTTGCCTGTCTGTAGAAATATAATCACTTGGCTTAGGAACACAAGGATGGGTTACTGTGTGCCTTTTGACGACAACATCAACTTTCATAAG ACCATTGCTTCAGCCATTGTAGTTGGTGTCATTCTCCACGTAGGGAACCATCTTGCATGTGATTTTCCAAGGCTGATAAATTCGTCAGAAAAAGACTATGATGATTTTTTGAGTAATGACTTTGGAAGTGATAAACCCAGTTACTTAGATCTTGTTAAAGGAATTGAGGGTGTTACTGGAATTCTTATGGTGACATGTATGACCATAGCATTCATTCTTGCTACCCGATGGTTCAGGCGGAGCCTCATTAAACTTCCCAAGCCCTTTGATAGGCTGACTGGCTACAACGCCTTCTGGTATTCACACCACCTGTTTGTCATTGTCTATGGCTTGCTCATAATCCACGGCGTGTTTCTCTATCTTGTTCACGATTGGTACCGTAAGACG ACATGGATGTACCTTTCCGTTCCGGTGCTACTATATGCTGGTGAGAGGACCTTGAGATTTTTCCGGTCCGGTTTCTATACCGTTCGTCTTTTGAAG GTTGCGATTTATCCTGGAAATGTTCTAACGTTGCAAATGTCCAAGCCACCCCAGTTCAGATACAAAAGTGGACAGTACATGTTTGTGCAGTGCCCTGCCATTTCTCCATTTGAGTG GCATCCATTTTCCATTACTTCTGCTCCTGGTGACGACTATCTTAGTGTTCATATACGTCAGCTGGGTGACTGGACACAAGAGCTTAAGAGGGTATTTTCGGCAGCCTGTGAGGCTCCTGTAGCTGGAAAGAGTGGACTTCTCAGGGCTGATGAAACGACAAAGAAAAG TTTGCCAAAGCTATTAATTGACGGTCCCTATGGTGCTCCTGCACAAGACTATAAGAAATATGATGTCTTGCTGCTTGTTGGTCTTGGAATTGGCGCAACCCCTTTCATCAGCATTTTAAAAGACTTACTCATCAATATCGTAAAAATGGAAGAGCAAGCA GATTTAGCCTCGGATCTCAGTAGAACGTCAGACCTAAGTGTGGGTAGCACAGATTCCACCACTCCCAACAGGGCTTCTCGAAAAAAGGCATTGAAGACTACGAATGCCTACTTTTATTGGGTAACTAGAGAGCAAGGCTCATTTGATTGGTTCAAAGGGGTGATGAATGAAGTTGCAGAGCTTGATCAAAGG GGTGTTATTGAGATGCATAACTACTTGACCAGTGTGTATGAGGAAGGTGATGCTCGATCGGCTCTAATCACCATGGTTCAAGCTCTAAACCACGCCAAGAATGGGGTCGACATTGTGTCAGGCACAAGG GTGCGAACCCATTTTGCAAGGCCTAATTGGAAGAAAGTTTTCTCAAAAATTTGTTCCAAGCACTGTGGTGCAAGAATAG GTGTGTTCTATTGTGGTGCTCCGGTTCTGGCCAAAGAACTTGGGAAGCTCTGTTATGATTTCAATCAAAAAGGTACAACCAAGTTTGAATTCCATAAGGAGCATTTCTAG